In Syngnathus scovelli strain Florida chromosome 12, RoL_Ssco_1.2, whole genome shotgun sequence, the genomic window TCTCCCTGGTTTTCTTTTTCGATTAAAACATCTGCAATCCATTTGTGGTTTAAAAGTCTGGCTTACCAgctctggcaaaaaaaaaaaagctcctggAGTATCATTCAGTTTGTGATTAGTGTTGGCCGAAGGACGCTATCAAGGCTTCAAGCACATGAAATCCCCGCAGACCTCCAGTGAAGAGGGCGACCTGCTGTCAGATAAAGCATTATTTACATTCTCCTTGTTTCAACGGAGGCCTTTGCGCTTCACTTGTCGACTGACTGGCTGGCTGTTGGGAAACGATAAAACACTTTTGGTACATTAACGGCGGGGTTGGCGCGAGCACTTTGTAATTCTATCCAAAAGATTAGCCGCTTTAAATATCCCGCTGCCTAATGTAAACCATCTTGAGTCACGTTGTTACATGTGCTTTTCAATGTTTACTTAAAAGCGAGACGATACCATTTGGGGCGGGAGAGTCAGTCGGAGCTCTGGTTTCGTTTTCCTCGCCGTTTAGGTCCGGAAGCAGATATAAATTTAATGAACCATCGGGAAGTGGCATCGTGTGCTCAAATGGGTGACATTGATGGGAGTCATCGTCGGAGAGCTCTAAAAATACAAACTGTCGCGCGCTGATTTACTTTTGTAGATGTCCTCCCACACCTTTTAAAAGCATCCAGCTGCGAGCAGATTTGACATTTTGCAGGCGGTCGAAGGTATTTTGCGCTCAGCTTGTCATTACAACATCCAAGAACCGGTCCAGTCGTCACCTTACGCAATAAAACAAGTGAGGAGGGAAAGTGATGCAAATATcaatgcaccaaaaaaaaaaaaaaaaaaacttaatatATGCGTGGAATTCCTTCCCCCCGCAACTATTTGGAATATTTTAGCGTGTTTATTAGTGGAATGTCCttgatgttttattttctttgtttagGGCGAAGTTCTCTTCCTTTACTGCGTTGTGTTTTTAATTCACGTTTGAGCAGCATTCTCCGCCAAGAGCTTTAAGCATTCCAACGTTGTTTATGCGTGCAATTCTTTTCTTCGATGGTCGTTTGCTCTCTGCTTAGCCAACAAGCTCCTTAGCAGGATTAATCTGAAATCCAAGATAATAAGAACGTCGTTAAGGAGTTAATTATCTCCAGATATCCACCTGCTTTTACCGTCTTGTTACGTTGGAGAGAAATCTTTCAGCCACCGATAATCGACAATTACTTCTTGAAGGTTCTTCTTTAGCTTCAGTGCGCAGCTCCAGTGAAGAATAATGCAAACAAAGCTGTGATTCGAGGTCGTTTGTCATTTATATTCCATTTCATATTCTTTCTtttcatgtacttctcatcatgATATCCCGCTCAGGCGCATCGATGAAGTACTACCGCTTTTATTAGAAGTGCCATGCAGCCATATTGTTAACGATTGTGATGTATAAACGGCGtagttcaaagaaaaaaaaaaaaagggagaaaaatCATCTCTTTATCTCCGCAGTTGTAAAGTGAGTCACAAGGCTGCCGTAAAAATGTCATTCAACACGGAGGAGTGATGACAGGAAAGCTTCCGTGGGAGGGAAAACGAGGAGGGAAGTGCGGACAAAGAACAttataaaaatacatttcagtCACAATGTAAGATATTGGGAgcctctgtttttttgttttttttttaggggggggcaaaaatgaATTGAATTAACACACTAATTCTGCACAACTACATGATGGAAGGaggatttactcaatgttttgcTTTCAGTATCGGTAGCTGGTATCGGTTCTCGCCCATCCCTAACGGTTTGAGATTCTGTCAAGGCATATGGCGGTCAAAAGTTTGCACGTACTTTCTACTGATTAAGAATGCAAACTTTTAACTTTTAGACTCTTTAAATCGGCTGCGATAAGATCCCTTTCACACATGCAAAAAATGAGGAGGAAGATTCCCTCCATTAGCGAAGAAGCACTGAATCAAATGTTTGTCATTATTCTGCCCAATCGCCATGACAACCAGCAGCGGGAACCAGGCAATAATGCGTGAACACCCAACACCTtctttctatatatttttttcataacacGAGCTGACCTGAGTGGATTATTGAGGCGGTGACCTCAGGGCATGAAAAGGGCCTGTTGCCGGGTAACACAGTCGATACAGTAACTGTTGTGTGTGTCATACGAGTCCGAGCagggaaacacttcctgttaTCGTTtccctctcctcttcctccgcattgtgtcatgaataaTTCAAACGCTACGTCTCCGCAGGTATCCGGCCGCAAATCATGAACGGGCCCATGCACCCACGCCCCCTGGTGGCGCTGCTGGATGGGCGCGACTGCACAGTGGAGATGCCCATCCTCAAGGACCTGGCAACCGTGGCCTTCTGCGACGCTCAATCCACGCAGGAAATACATGAAaaggtaatttatttatttttctgacagTCAGCCATCATTGTTTCCCTCCCCCTCAATATTTGCAAGTGCAATTTAatatgcaattatttttttcaaggtcCTCTTCTCGTGTATTTTGAAACAATATATTTGTTTATCAAACAATACCACATTTAGCAAATATAAATGTTTTGGTCTTACGATTGTTTGTTTCTGAAAGAAAATTAAAGCACAAGACAAGCTGTATTAACCTTGGCTTTAGCAGTGTCTGGCTCCCCTCTGGCAACcagtaaattacaaaaaaaaaaacgttataaGGAAATTCCTGGTGCGATGCTAATCCGCCGCAGCAAAGTTAATTCCGTTAGCGGTTAGTTTTATGAATTTAAGCCCGTTATTTTCATAAGCGCTCGTTACGCCACCTCGACTTTAATGTGATAAACTGCTGATTTGGCACTTTCCCCTTCTTTAAATGCACACACAACAAGACATTTGCATTTAGATGATGGCAAGTGTAAATTTCCACATGCTTCAAAGAGGTGTTGtatgaaatataaaatacatttcACGTCGCCTGCCGACGACGGTCAGGTCCTGAGCGAGGCGGTGGGAGCCATGATGTACCACACCATCACGTTGACccgggaggacctggagaagttcAAGGCGCTACGCATCATCATCCGCATTGGCAGCGGCTACGACAACATCGACATCAAGGCGGCCGGAGAGCTCGGTGAGATGATCCAAATATTTATTTCGTTGTACAATAACAATATAAggcattcttcttcttcttttgtggcttgaaagtagcagcatttttttttctcgttcctTCCGCAGGTATCGCCGTGTGCAACATTCCCTCGGCGGCGGTGGAGGAGACGGCCGACTCGACACTCTGTCACATTCTCAACCTGTACAGGAGGAACACTTGGCTCTACCAGGCTCTCCGGGAGGGCACGCGGGTCCAGAGCGTGGAGCAAATCCGAGAGGTGGCCTCGGGGGCGGCCAGGATCCGGGGGGAGACGCTCGGCCTGATCGGATTCGGTGGGTGCAACAAGGAAGCCGAGCGTATTCAATCCGTTCTCTTTTGGAAACATATTTTAGATACAGGATGAAAAAGGACGGCATGATTGAGAAAAGCCTTTCCAATCAGCCTTGTAACATTTTGAAGTGCACCCCCTTCAGGTCGCGCGGGCCAAGCGGTGTCGATGCGGGCCAAGGCGTTCGGCTTCAACGTGATCTTCTACGACCCGTACCTGCAGGACGGCCTGGAGCGCTCGCTGGGGGTGCAGCGCGTCTACACGCTGCAGGACCTCCTCTACCAAAGCGACTGCGTCTCTCTGCACTGCAACCTCAACGAGCACAACCACCACCTCATCAACGACTTCACCATCAAGCAGGCACGACTCAATCACTTAGCTTCTGGCTTaattcattaaataaaaaatgaaataaataaataacatttctGTGGGTTGCAGATGCGTCAAGGCGCGTTCCTGGTGAACGCGGCGCGAGGAGGCCTGGTGGACGAAAAGGCCTtggcgcaggccctcaaggaagGCCGAATACGTGGAGCCGCCTTGGACGTCCACGAGTCGGAACCCTTTAGGTCTGTCTTTCCGAAACTTTGCATTCTTTTCTGGAGAAATATGTGATACACAGGTTCATTTGTTTGTTCTGCAATCTCCACAAAGTGGAACTGGCATCCTTCACGTTCTTAAGATTTCTTCTTACCCATTTTGAGTTTGAATTGATCTGtcttttttcttgatgttcctCTTTTCAGCTTTTCTCAAGGTCCCCTGAAGGACGCCCCCAACTTGATCTGCACGCCGCACACCGCCTGGTACAGTGAGCAGGCGTCGCTGGAGATGCGCGAGGCCGCCGCCACTGAAATCCGCCGAGCCATCACGGgtaccaaccctaacccaagtccTTACACAAGTCAACACAGTCCTTTCTTGACTTATAAGATTCTGATTGGGTGTGTCCTCCATTTAGGTCGCATCCCCGACAGCCTGCGGAATTGCGTCAACAAAGAGTTCTTCATCACCTCGGCGCCCTGGGGAGTGATGGAGCAGCCCCAGCCTCACCCGGAGATCAACGGCGCCGCCTACAGGTGGGAGGATGGTAGCACGTGCTGGCGGGAAGCTTTGACAAGTCAAGGCCCAAATACAGCGGAACCTCCAAAGTGGAGCACCCCAAAAAAAGGCACACGTAgagacaaacaagcattcagGCCAAGTCAGGCATCACAGCTGATTTCATCTGTAccaatttattaaaaaaaataaaatgtattttgagAAGTGACGGTGCTGGACTTTGGAGGTTCCAGCGTGCGTATGGTAACGTTTGGCTTGATCGGGACTGAACTGCTTCTCTCACACACAGCCGAGTGAACCAAACCATGGTACACGCCATAGCAACGGGGGGTGTGCAGGACAAATTATATTCCTAAATATCAAAGCAGGTAAATGAGTCGTGGTGACGCACACCAACTAAACTCCCCAATGTGTGTGTTACATTCACCTGGACTGCGTTGCCCCTCCCCAGCTTCCATACCGGTGCTCACTTCCCTGTATGACCCCCACCCGGAAATTACCTTCCCCAAAATTCTAGATATGTGGACAAAGGTTTTATGTTCAAGTGTGTAGTCCTATGTAGCACCCAACCTTGATCTTTGTCATACAAAATATAGATACAGAACTTCAATGAGTGATGCACAATTTTAAGAAAGCTTTTGAACAAGTGTAGTGCTTGACTGTCGAGACATCTTTGCCACCAAGGACCTTGcatggaaatgaaaaaaaactttttgtccAAGCGCTAAAAGCTTTTTTGCATCTATAGGTTCCCTCCGGGAGTGGTGGGCGGCGTGGCCCCCGGCGGGATCCCCCGGCCCCTGGAGGGGCTGCTGCCTGGCGGCCTGCCCGTGGCTCACACCTTGCCCCCGGGGACCCACGCGTCACAGACCACCTCCCCCAACCAACCCTCCAAACATGGCGACCCCACCAGAGAGCACATGAGCGAGCCGTGACCAAGCGCCGCCCCTGCTCGGAAGGCACCGATGACCCCCTCCTCGCCCGCCGGGCAAAgtgtgccccccctcccctccccggtCCTTACCCTCGACGGAGGATGCACAGATGAGACATGTGATGTGACACAGATGTGACACATGAGCCCTCCTGGACTTGGAGGATGGGATTCCCATTTTTTTGCTCCTTTCCTTCATTCCAGCTGTTTTTTTAATCCCTTCTTTCAGTGTTGTGTTGCAAGTGTTGTTCTGTTTCTGCAAGTGTTACATGTGTTTTTTAGCAGGAGTCCTCGTTAgcaatcaaaaaacatttgatccATTCAGTAAATTATATTTGCATCATTGTGAGCTAGAAAAGTAGGACAAAACAAGAGCAACTATTATATTCAAGCCATATCTTGATAGACAGCAATCTGggttatttctttttcttctccttttctCTGTCAAATTCATTTGATGTGCAGTTTGGTTGTTAAATGTTCTTAAGTCATGTGACTGCTCCTTCtagttctttttttgtttaatttttttaatttttttttttagggtgactgtgttttgttcttgtaCAAGGTGAACATACAGTATAATATAAGTGCAGCTGGAagccacaaataaatacatgctgTTCTGATTGATGATAAGACTttgatttgtgattttttttttttttttacaccaagcACAGTactcgggggccgcgttccaatatgttttccaagtgaccctcgttaagcgcaggtgcgtgaaaacttttagccactttcgtgttcaaaaagagctaaaagttttcacgcacctgcacttaacgagggaatcacacggacactccattaggtacaccgccattttcaagtgtacctaataacaggccactttattagggaaatatggtcaaaggtcacaggtgtc contains:
- the ctbp2a gene encoding C-terminal-binding protein 2a isoform X5, whose product is MALTDKHKVKRQRLDKICEGIRPQIMNGPMHPRPLVALLDGRDCTVEMPILKDLATVAFCDAQSTQEIHEKVLSEAVGAMMYHTITLTREDLEKFKALRIIIRIGSGYDNIDIKAAGELGIAVCNIPSAAVEETADSTLCHILNLYRRNTWLYQALREGTRVQSVEQIREVASGAARIRGETLGLIGFGRAGQAVSMRAKAFGFNVIFYDPYLQDGLERSLGVQRVYTLQDLLYQSDCVSLHCNLNEHNHHLINDFTIKQMRQGAFLVNAARGGLVDEKALAQALKEGRIRGAALDVHESEPFSFSQGPLKDAPNLICTPHTAWYSEQASLEMREAAATEIRRAITGRIPDSLRNCVNKEFFITSAPWGVMEQPQPHPEINGAAYSRVNQTMVHAIATGGVQDKLYS
- the ctbp2a gene encoding C-terminal-binding protein 2a isoform X3, translated to MALTDKHKVKRQRLDKICEGIRPQIMNGPMHPRPLVALLDGRDCTVEMPILKDLATVAFCDAQSTQEIHEKVLSEAVGAMMYHTITLTREDLEKFKALRIIIRIGSGYDNIDIKAAGELGIAVCNIPSAAVEETADSTLCHILNLYRRNTWLYQALREGTRVQSVEQIREVASGAARIRGETLGLIGFGRAGQAVSMRAKAFGFNVIFYDPYLQDGLERSLGVQRVYTLQDLLYQSDCVSLHCNLNEHNHHLINDFTIKQMRQGAFLVNAARGGLVDEKALAQALKEGRIRGAALDVHESEPFSFSQGPLKDAPNLICTPHTAWYSEQASLEMREAAATEIRRAITGRIPDSLRNCVNKEFFITSAPWGVMEQPQPHPEINGAAYRFPPGVVGGVAPGGIPRPLEGLLPGGLPVAHTLPPGTHASQTTSPNQPSKHGDPTREHMSEP
- the ctbp2a gene encoding C-terminal-binding protein 2a isoform X4, translated to MWRQHFPGIRPQIMNGPMHPRPLVALLDGRDCTVEMPILKDLATVAFCDAQSTQEIHEKVLSEAVGAMMYHTITLTREDLEKFKALRIIIRIGSGYDNIDIKAAGELGIAVCNIPSAAVEETADSTLCHILNLYRRNTWLYQALREGTRVQSVEQIREVASGAARIRGETLGLIGFGRAGQAVSMRAKAFGFNVIFYDPYLQDGLERSLGVQRVYTLQDLLYQSDCVSLHCNLNEHNHHLINDFTIKQMRQGAFLVNAARGGLVDEKALAQALKEGRIRGAALDVHESEPFSFSQGPLKDAPNLICTPHTAWYSEQASLEMREAAATEIRRAITGRIPDSLRNCVNKEFFITSAPWGVMEQPQPHPEINGAAYRFPPGVVGGVAPGGIPRPLEGLLPGGLPVAHTLPPGTHASQTTSPNQPSKHGDPTREHMSEP